In Ailuropoda melanoleuca isolate Jingjing chromosome 4, ASM200744v2, whole genome shotgun sequence, the following proteins share a genomic window:
- the CELSR3 gene encoding cadherin EGF LAG seven-pass G-type receptor 3 isoform X5, giving the protein MAKIASAVIVGMRDGLYHRIWAFGAEVERTIAEAGSHVGAAGGGSSFGDAVVGAAKAGAARQRGSGRGVDGAQRAEAARSDRPRGGGPGRRQGPGRGPERRGGPKARTEARGGGGRVGRRGVMARRPPWWSLRGPTTPLLLLLLLLSLFPLSREELGVDGGQGWDPEVAAATGPGARTGGGALALCPETPGVQEDGEPGLGVREPVFVGPREGRQSAQSGRGPPEQADAGLGAKYGVQALNSRGRETGQGPGSLLCWRAEVSSCRQSGPLRRDSLSPEALSPGVPSLETNSAFPSDLLVRPRGYKLVSSQRNAGRGTPKKVGTMRCCGELWAPKRRGQGERTETSRAERTASHPDCTPRAAGSGLGLDSAPRTERTAPAPGSAPLESRTAPEPTPERMRSRGLFRRFFLPQRPGPRPPGVLAQPRFWRISPASRVRRRRAANRHPQFPQYNYQALVPENEVAGTAVLRVAAQDPDAGEAGRLVYSLAALMNSRSLELFSIDPLSGLIRTEAALDRESMERHYLRVTAQDHGSPRLSATTMVAVTVADRNDHSPVFEQAQYRETLRENVEEGYPILQLRATDGDAPPNANLRYRFVGPPAARAAASAAFEIDPRSGLISTSGRVDREHMESYELVVEASDQGQEPGPRSATVRVHITVLDENDNAPQFSEKRYVAQVREDVRPHTVVLRVTATDRDKDANGLVHYNIISGNSRGHFAIDSLTGEIQVVAPLDFEAEREYALRIRAQDAGRPPLSNNTGLASIQVVDINDHTPIFVSTPFQVSVLENAPLGHSVIHIQAVDADHGENARLEYSLTGVAPDMPFVINSATGWVSVSGPLDRESVEHYFFGVEARDHGIPPLSASASVTVTVLDVNDNRPEFTMKEYHLRLNEDAAVGTTVVSVTAVDRDANSAISYQITGGNTRNRFAISTQGGVGLVTLALPLDYKQERYFKLVLTASDRALHDHCYVHINITDANTHRPVFQSAHYSVNVNEDRPVGSTVVVISASDDDVGENARITYLLEDNLPQFRINADSGAITLQAPLDYEDQVTYTLAITARDNGIPQKADTTYVEVMVNDVNDNAPQFVASHYTGLVSEDAPPFTSVLQISATDRDAHANGRVQYTFQNGEDGDGDFTIEPTSGIVRTVRRLDREAVPVYELTAYAVDRGVPPLRTPVSIQVTVQDVNDNAPVFPAEEFEVRVKENSIVGSVVAQITAVDPDEGPNAHIMYQIVEGNIPELFQMDIFSGELTALIDLDYEARQEYVIVVQATSAPLVSRATVHVRLVDQNDNSPVLNNFQILFNNYVSNRSDTFPSGVIGRIPAYDPDVSDHLFYSFERGNELQLLVVNQTSGELRLSRKLDNNRPLVASMLVTVTDGLHSVTAQCVLRVVIITEELLANSLTVRLENMWQERFLSPLLGHFLEGVAAVLATPAEDVFIFNIQNDTDVGGTVLNVSFSALAPRGAGAGAAGPWFSSEELQEQLYVRRAALAARSLLEVLPFDDNVCLREPCENYMKCVSVLRFDSSAPFLASASTLFRPIQPIAGLRCRCPPGFTGDFCETELDLCYSNPCRNGGACARREGGYTCVCRPRFTGEDCELDTEAGRCVPGVCRNGGTCADGPDGGFRCQCPAGGAFEGPRCEVAARSFPPSSFVMFRGLRQRFHLTLSLSFATVQPSGLLFYNGRLNEKHDFLALELVAGQVRLTYSTGESNTVVSPTVPGGLSDGQWHTVHLRYYNKPRTDALGGAQGPSKDKVAVLSVDDCDVAVALQFGAEIGNYSCAAAGVQTSSKKSLDLTGPLLLGGVPNLPENFPVSHKEFVGCMRDLYIDGRRVDMAAFVANNGTMAGCQAKLHFCDSGPCKNSGFCSERWGGFSCDCPVGFGGKDCRLTMAYPHHFHGNGTLSWDFGNDMAVSVPWYLGLAFRTRATQGVLMQLQAGPHSMLLCQLDRGLLSVTVTRGSGRAAHLLLDQVTVSDGRWHDLRLELQEEPGGRRGHHVLMVSLDFSLFQGVWLGSTPSGSPALLPPSHRVNVEPGCVVTNACASGPCPPHADCLDLWQTFSCTCWPGYYGPGCVDACLLNPCQNQGSCRHLPGAPHGYTCDCVGGYFGHHCEHRMDQQCPRGWWGSPSCGPCNCDVHKGFDPNCNKTNGQCHCKEFHYRPRGSDSCLPCDCYPVGSTSRSCAPHSGQCPCRPGALGRQCNSCDSPFAEVTASGCRVLYDACPKSLRSGVWWPQTKFGMLASVPCPRGALGLRGAGAAVRLCDEDQGWLEPDLFNCTSPAFRELNLLLDGLELNKTALDTVEAKKLAQRLREVTGHTDHYFSQDVRVTARLLAHLLAFESHQQGFGLTATQDAHFNENLLWAGSALLAPETGDLWAALGQRAPGGSPGSAGLVQHLEEYAATLARNMELTYLNPVGLVTPNIMLSIDRMEHPSPTRGTRRYPRYHSNLFRGQDAWDPHTHVLLPSQSPRPSPPEVLSTSSSSMENSTASSAAPPPAPPEPEPEPGISIVILLVYRTLGGLLPAQFQAERRGARLPQNPVMNSPVVSVAVFHRRNFLRGVLASPISLEFRLLQTANRSKAICVQWDPPGPADQHGMWTARDCELVHRNGSHARCRCSRTGTFGVLMDASPRERLEGDLELLAVFTHVVMAVSVAALLLTSAVLLSLRSLKSNMRGIHANVAAALGVAELFFLLGIHRTHNQLVCTVVAILLHYFFLSTFAWLLVQGLHLYRMQVEPRNVDRGAMRFYHALGWGVPAVLLGLAVGLDPEGYGNPDFCWISIHEPLIWSFAGPVVLVVVMNGTMLLLAARTSCSMGQREAKKTSVLRSLRSCFLLLLLVSASWLFGLLAVNHSVLAFHYLHAALCGLQGLAVLLLFCVLNADARAAWTPACLGRKAAPEEARPAPGTGHGAYNNTALFEESGLIRITLGASTVSSVSSARSGRTQDQDSQRGRGCLRDNVLVRHGSAADHTDHSLQAHTGPTDLDVAMFHRDAGGAADSDSDSDLSLEEERSLSIPSSESEDNGRTRGRFQRPLCRAAQSERLLTHPKDVDGNDLLSYWPALGECEATPCVLQTWGSERRLGLDTSKDAANNNQPDLALTSGDETSLGPAQRQRKGILKNRLQYPLVPQSRGAPELSWCRAATLGHRAVPAASYGRIYAGGATGSLSQPASRYSSREQLDLLLRRQLSRERLEEAPAPILHPLSRPGSQERLDAAPGRLEPRDRGSTLPRRQPPRDYPGARAGRFGSRDALDLGAPCEWLSTLPLPHSARDLDPQPPPLPLSPQRQLSRDPLLPSRPLDSLSRRSNSGEQLDHVPSRHPSREGLGPPPQLLRVREDPASGPSHGPSTEQLDILSSILASFNSSALSSSVQSSSTPSGPHTTATPSATASALGPSTPRSATSHSISELSPDSEVPRSEGHS; this is encoded by the exons ATGGCGAAAATAGCTTCAGCAGTCATAGTCGGCATGCGCGACGGGCTGTACCACCGGATTTGGGCCTTCGGGGCGGAGGTGGAACGAACCATCGCTGAGGCCGGGAGCCATGTTGGAGCGGCGGGAGGCGGCAGCAGCTTCGGGGATGCTGTGGTGGGGGCGGCAAAAGCCGGAGCCGCACGCCAAAGGGGTTCTGGCCGCGGAGTAGATGGTGCCCAGAGGGCGGAGGCGGCGCGGAGCGACAGGCCGAGAGGCGGGGGACCGGGGCGGCGGCAGGGGCCCGGGAGGGGGCCCGAGCGGCGGGGCGGGCCCAAGGCCCGGACCGAGGCGAGGGGCGGTGGAGGCCGTGTGGGGAGGCGGGGGGTGATGGCGAGGCGGCCGCCGTGGTGGAGTCTCAGGGGGCCAACGACCCCACtactcctgctccttctcctcctctctttgtTCCCTCTCAGCCGGGAGGAGCTGGGGGTCGACGGGGGCCAAGGCTGGGACCCAGAAGTAGCTGCCGCTACGGGGCCAGGGGCGCGGACCGGTGGCGGAGCCTTAGCTCTTTGTCCCGAGACGCCCGGGGTCCAGGAGGATGGAGAGCCTGGTCTGGGAGTCAGGGAGCCTGTCTTCGTGGGGCCCCGAGAGGGAAGGCAAAGCGCCCAGAGTGGTCGAGGGCCCCCTGAGCAGGCGGACGCGGGGCTGGGGGCAAAATATGGGGTCCAGGCATTAAACAGCCGCGGGCGAGAAACAGGACAGGGACCAGGATCTCTGTTATGCTGGCGCGCGGAGGTCTCCTCTTGCAGGCAGTCAGGACCCTTGCGAAGAGATAGTCTGTCTCCAGAGGCTCTGTCCCCAGGGGTCCCGAGCCTGGAGACCAACTCGGCCTTCCCTTCTGACCTTCTGGTTCGGCCCCGTGGTTACAAGCTGGTGTCCTCCCAGAGGAATGCTGGGAGAGGCACCCCAAAAAAAGTGGGAACCATGCGCTGCTGCGGGGAATTGTGGGCGCCGAAGCGCAGGGGTCAGGGCGAGAGAACTGAGACATCTCGAGCAGAGAGGACAGCCTCCCATCCGGACTGTACCCCCAGGGCTGCGGGATCTGGCCTTGGGCTGGATTCAGCACCGCGCACAGAGAGGACAGCTCCCGCTCCTGGTTCAGCACCGCTCGAGTCTCGGACAGCTCCCGAGCCGACGCCCGAGCGCATGCGCTCGCGTGGTCTCTTCCGCCGCTTCTTCCTCCCGCAGCGCCCGGGGCCGCGCCCTCCGGGGGTCTTGGCTCAGCCAAGATTCTGGAGAATATCCCCAGCAAGCAGGGTCCGCCGCCGTCGCGCTGCGAACCGCCACCCGCAGTTTCCGCAGTACAACTATCAGGCGCTAGTGCCAGAGAACGAGGTGGCGGGCACCGCGGTGCTACGCGTAGCGGCGCAGGACCCGGACGCAGGCGAGGCCGGACGCCTAGTTTACTCTCTGGCTGCGCTCATGAACAGCCGCTCGCTGGAGCTGTTCAGCATTGACCCACTGAGCGGCCTCATCCGTACAGAGGCTGCTCTGGACCGCGAGAGCATGGAGCGGCACTACCTGCGCGTGACGGCGCAGGACCACGGCTCGCCGCGCCTCTCGGCCACCACCATGGTGGCCGTTACAGTGGCCGACCGCAACGACCACTCGCCGGTGTTCGAGCAGGCGCAATACCGGGAGACACTTCGCGAGAACGTGGAGGAGGGCTACCCCATTCTTCAGTTGCGTGCCACAGACGGCGACGCGCCCCCCAACGCCAATCTGCGTTACCGCTTCGTGGGGCCGCCAGCTGCGCGCGCCGCTGCCTCCGCCGCCTTCGAGATTGATCCGCGGTCTGGCCTCATAAGCACCAGCGGTCGCGTGGACCGCGAACACATGGAAAGCTACGAGCTGGTGGTAGAGGCCAGCGACCAGGGCCAAGAGCCCGGGCCGCGCTCCGCAACTGTGCGTGTGCACATCACCGTGCTGGATGAGAACGACAACGCGCCCCAATTCAGCGAGAAGCGCTACGTGGCGCAGGTACGCGAGGATGTGCGCCCCCACACGGTGGTACTACGCGTCACAGCCACTGACCGGGACAAGGATGCCAACGGACTGGTGCACTACAACATTATCAGCGGCAACAGTCGTGGCCATTTCGCAATTGACAGCCTCACGGGCGAGATCCAGGTGGTGGCACCTCTGGACTTTGAGGCAGAGCGAGAGTATGCCTTGCGCATCCGGGCGCAGGATGCAGGCCGGCCACCACTGTCCAACAACACAGGCCTGGCCAGCATCCAGGTAGTGGACATCAATGACCATACACCTATCTTTGTCAGCACacccttccaggtctctgtacTGGAAAACGCACCCCTGGGCCATTCGGTCATCCACATTCAGGCAGTGGATGCGGACCATGGGGAGAATGCCAGATTGGAGTACTCCCTAACTGGTGTGGCACCTGATATGCCCTTTGTGATAAACAGTGCCACTGGCTGGGTCTCTGTGAGTGGTCCCCTGGACCGTGAGTCTGTGGAGCATTATTTCTTTGGTGTGGAGGCCCGAGACCATGGCATACCCCCACTCTCGGCCTCAGCCAGTGTCACAGTAACTGTGCTAGATGTTAATGACAATCGGCCTGAGTTTACAATGAAGGAGTACCACCTACGGCTGAATGAGGATGCAGCTGTGGGCACCACGGTGGTCAGTGTGACTGCCGTAGATCGCGATGCCAACAGTGCCATCAGCTACCAGATCACAGGCGGCAACACCCGGAATCGCTTTGCCATCAGCACCCAGGGGGGTGTAGGTCTGGTGACACTGGCTCTACCACTGGACTACAAGCAGGAACGCTACTTCAAGCTGGTGCTAACCGCTTCAGACCGTGCCCTTCATGATCACTGCTATGTGCACATCAACATCACAGATGCCAACACTCACCGGCCTGTCTTTCAAAGTGCCCACTACTCCGTGAATGTGAATGAGGATCGGCCAGTGGGTAGCACGGTGGTGGTCATCAGTGCCTCTGATGATGATGTGGGGGAGAATGCTCGTATCACCTATCTCCTGGAGGACAACCTGCCCCAGTTCCGAATTAATGCAGATTCAGGGGCCATTACACTACAGGCTCCACTGGACTATGAGGACCAGGTGACCTACACACTGGCTATCACTGCTCGGGACAACGGCATTCCACAGAAGGCAGACACCACTTATGTGGAGGTGATGGTCAATGATGTGAATGATAACGCTCCACAGTTTGTGGCTTCCCACTACACAGGGTTGGTATCTGAGGATGCCCCACCTTTCACCAGTGTCCTGCAGATCTCAGCCACTGACCGGGACGCTCATGCCAATGGCCGGGTCCAGTACACCTTCCAGAATGGGGAAGATGGGGATGGAGATTTTACCATTGAGCCCACCTCTGGTATTGTCCGCACAGTGAGGCGGCTGGATCGGGAGGCAGTGCCGGTATATGAACTTACTGCCTACGCAGTAGACCGAGGTGTGCCCCCACTGCGAACTCCAGTCAGCATCCAGGTGACGGTGCAGGATGTAAACGACAATGCACCTGTCTTCCCAGCTGAGGAGTTTGAGGTGCGAGTGAAGGAAAACAGCATTGTGGGCTCCGTGGTGGCTCAGATCACTGCAGTAGACCCTGATGAAGGCCCCAATGCCCATATAATGTACCAGATTGTGGAGGGGAACATCCCTGAGCTGTTCCAAATGGACATCTTCTCTGGAGAGTTGACTGCACTCATTGACCTGGACTATGAGGCTCGCCAGGAATATGTGATTGTGGTGCAGGCCACGTCTGCCCCTCTGGTCAGTCGGGCCACTGTGCACGTCCGCCTGGTTGACCAGAACGACAACAGCCCTGTGCTCAACAACTTCCAGATCCTCTTCAACAACTACGTATCCAACCGCTCAGACACCTTCCCCTCAGGTGTTATTGGACGCATCCCAGCTTATGACCCTGATGTCTCTGACCACCTTTTCTACTCTTTTGAGCGGGGCAATGAGCTGCAGCTGCTGGTGGTCAACCAGACCAGTGGGGAGCTTCGACTCAGCCGCAAGCTAGACAACAACCGCCCACTGGTGGCTTCCATGTTGGTGACTGTCACAG ATGGGCTGCACAGCGTGACGGCGCAGTGTGTGCTGCGCGTGGTCATCATCACGGAGGAGTTGCTGGCCAACAGCCTGACCGTACGCCTCGAGAACATGTGGCAGGAGCGCTTTCTGTCACCACTGCTGGGCCACTTCCTGGAGGGCGTGGCCGCGGTGCTTGCCACACCCGCCGAGGACGTCTTCATCTTCAACATCCAGAACGACACAGACGTGGGGGGCACCGTGCTCAATGTGAGCTTCTCGGCGTTGGCGCCACGCGGGGCCGGGGCGGGCGCTGCGGGTCCCTGGTTCAGCTCCGAGGAGCTGCAAGAGCAGTTATACGTGCGCCGCGCGGCCCTTGCCGCCCGCTCGCTCCTGGAAGTGCTGCCCTTCGACGACAACGTGTGCCTGCGTGAGCCCTGTGAGAACTACATGAAGTGCGTGTCGGTACTGCGCTTTGACTCGTCCGCGCCCTTCCTGGCCTCGGCCTCCACGCTCTTCCGACCCATCCAGCCCATCGCAGGCCTGCGCTGCCGCTGCCCTCCCGGCTTCACGGGAGACTTCTGCGAGACAGAGCTAGACCTCTGCTACTCCAACCCGTGCCGGAACGGCGGCGCCTGCGCGCGGCGCGAGGGAGGCTACACCTGCGTGTGCCGCCCGCGCTTCACAG GAGAAGACTGCGAGCTGGACACGGAGGCCGGACGCTGCGTCCCCGGCGTCTGCCGCAACGGGGGCACCTGTGCTGACGGGCCCGACGGCGGTTTCCGCTGCCAGTGTCCGGCTGGCGGCGCCTTCGAGGGCCCGCGCTGCGAGGTGGCGGCGCGCTCCTTCCCTCCCAGTTCGTTCGTCATGTTCCGTGGCCTGCGGCAGCGCTTCCACCTCACGCTGTCCCTCTC GTTCGCAACGGTGCAGCCAAGTGGGCTGCTCTTCTACAACGGGCGCCTGAACGAGAAGCACGACTTCCTGGCCCTGGAGCTCGTGGCCGGGCAAGTGCGGCTTACATATTCCACGG GTGAGTCCAACACAGTGGTCAGCCCTACAGTTCCAGGGGGCCTGAGTGACGGACAGTGGCACACCGTGCATCTGAGATACTACAACAAG CCCCGGACAGATGCCCTGGGGGGTGCTCAGGGCCCCTCCAAGGACAAGGTGGCTGTGCTGAGTGTGGATGACTGCGACGTGGCCGTGGCTCTGCAGTTCGGTGCTGAGATTGGCAACTACTCATGTGCGGCTGCTGGTGTGCAAACAAGCTCCAAGAA GTCCCTGGACCTGACGGGCCCTCTGCTCCTGGGGGGTGTCCCCAACCTCCCCGAGAACTTCCCCGTGTCGCACAAGGAGTTCGTTGGCTGCATGCGGGACCTGTACATTGATGGCCGCCGAGTGGACATGGCAGCCTTTGTTGCGAACAACGGCACCATGGCAG GCTGCCAGGCCAAGCTGCACTTTTGTGACTCGGGCCCCTGTAAGAACAGCGGCTTCTGCTCAGAACGCTGGGGCGGCTTCAGCTGCGACTGCCCTGTGGGCTTCGGTGGCAAAGACTGTAGGCTCA CCATGGCCTACCCCCATCATTTCCATGGCAATGGCACACTCAGCTGGGACTTTGGAAACGACATGGCTGTGTCTGTGCCATGGTACCTGGGGCTGGCATTCCGGACACGGGCGACACAGGGAGTCCTGATGCAATTGCAGGCTGGGCCACACAGCATGCTCCTCTGTCAG CTTGATCGGGGGTTGCTGTCTGTGACAGTGACCAGGGGCTCGGGCCGTGCTGCCCATCTCCTCCTGGACCAGGTGACTGTCAGTGATGGCCGGTGGCACGATCTGCGGCTGGAATTGCAGGAGGAGCCAGGGGGCCGGCGGGGCCACCATGTCCTCATGGTCTCATTGGACTTTAGCCTCTTTCAG GGGGTATGGCTTGGCTCCACACCTTCGGGATCCCCAGCCCTGCTTCCGCCCAGCCACCGAGTGAACGTGGAACCTGGTTGTGTCGTGACCAATGCCTGTGCATCTGGACCCTGCCCACCCCACGCTGACTGCCTAGACCTCTGGCAGACCTTTTCTTGCACCTGCTGGCCAG GTTACTATGGCCCAGGGTGTGTGGACGCCTGCCTCTTGAATCCCTGTCAGAACCAGGGGTCATGCCGCCACCTCCCGGGAGCCCCCCATGGCTATACCTGCGATTGTGTGGGTGGCTATTTTGGGCACCACTGTGAGCACAG GATGGACCAACAGTGTCCTCGGGGCTGGTGGGGGAGCCCAAGCTGTGGCCCCTGCAACTGTGATGTTCACAAGGGCTTTGACCCCAACTGTAATAAGACAAATGGGCAGTGTCACTGCAAG GAGTTCCACTACCGACCACGGGGCAGCGACTCATGCCTCCCATGTGACTGCTACCCTGTGGGCTCCACCTCGCGTTCATGCGCACCCCACAGTGGGCAGTGCCCCTGTCGCCCAGGAGCCCTCGGCCGCCAGTGCAACAGCTGTGACAGTCCTTTTGCAGAGGTGACAGCCAGTGGCTGCCGAg tgcTCTATGATGCCTGCCCCAAGTCCCTGAGATCTGGTGTGTGGTGGCCCCAGACCAAGTTTGGCATGTTGGCCTCAGTGCCCTGTCCTCGGGGGGCCCTGG GATTGCGGGGTGCAG GTGCTGCTGTGCGGCTGTGTGATGAGGACCAGGGTTGGCTGGAGCCTGACCTCTTCAACTGTACCTCCCCTGCCTTTCGAGAACTCAACCTGCTG CTGGATGGCCTAGAGCTGAATAAGACAGCCCTGGATACCGTGGAGGCCAAGAAGCTGGCTCAGAGGCTGCGGGAGGTGACCGGCCACACTGACCACTACTTTAGCCAAGACGTCCGAGTCACTGCCCGACTGCTGGCCCACCTGCTGGCCTTCGAGAGCCACCAGCAGGGCTTCGGGCTGACAGCCACACAGGACGCCCACTTCAATGAG aaTCTGCTGTGGGCGGGCTCTGCACTGCTTGCTCCGGAGACTGGAGACCTGTGGGCAGCACTGGGGCAGCGGGCCCCCGGGGGCTCCCCAGGCAGTGCAGGGCTGGTGCAGCATCTGGAAGAGTATGCAGCCACCCTTGCCAGGAATATGGAGCTCACATACCTGAATCCCGTGGGGCTGGTGACACCCAACATCA TGCTCAGCATTGACCGCATGGAGCACCCCAGTCCCACCCGGGGGACTCGTCGCTACCCTCGTTACCATAGCAACCTTTTCCGGGGCCAGGATGCCTGGGACCCTCACACGCATGTGCTGCTGCCTTCCCAGTCCCCACGGCCATCCCCACCTGAAG TTCTGTCCacaagcagcagcagcatggAAAACTCCACCGCCTCAAGTGcggctcctcctccagcccctccggAGCCTGAGCCGGAACCTGGGATCTCCATTGTCATCCTCCTTGTTTACCGCACCTTGGGGGGGCTGCTCCCTGCCCAGTTCCAGGCCGAGCGCCGGGGCGCCAG GCTCCCCCAGAACCCTGTTATGAACTCCCCGGTGGtcagtgtggctgtgttccaccGACGCAACTTCCTAAGGGGCGTCCTGGCGTCCCCGATCAGCCTGGAGTTCCGCCTGCTACAGACAGCCAATCGGAGCAAGGCCATCTGCGTGCAGTGGGACCCACCTGGCCC GGCGGACCAGCACGGCATGTGGACAGCACGGGACTGCGAGCTGGTGCACAGGAACGGGTCTCACGCCCGATGTCGCTGCAGCCGGACAGGCACCTTTGGGGTCCTTATGGATGCCTCCCCCCGTGAG CGGCTGGAGGGTGACCTGGAGCTGCTGGCGGTGTTCACGCACGTGGTCATGGCGGTGTCTGTGGCTGCGCTGCTTCTGACCTCAGCGGTCCTGCTGAGCCTGCGCAGCCTCAAGTCCAACATGCGTGGGATCCATGCCAATGTGGCGGCTGCCCTGGGCGTGGCAGAGCTCTTCTTCCTGCTGGGAATCCACAGGACCCACAACCAG CTGGTGTGCACCGTGGTCGCCATCCTCCTGCACTACTTCTTCCTCAGCACCTTCGCGTGGCTCCTGGTGCAGGGCCTGCACCTCTACCGCATGCAGGTGGAGCCGCGCAACGTGGACCGTGGCGCTATGCGCTTCTACCACGCCCTGGGCTGGGGCGTCCCTGCTGTGCTGCTGG GCCTTGCCGTCGGCCTGGATCCCGAGGGCTATGGGAACCCTGACTTCTGCTGGATCTCCATCCACGAGCCCCTCATCTGGAGCTTCGCAGGCCCTGTCGTCCTGGTCGTCGTG ATGAACGGGACCATGCTTCTCCTTGCTGCCCGCACATCCTGCtccatggggcagagggaggccaaGAAGACCTCCGTGCT CAGGAGCCTTCGCAGCtgctttctgctgcttctcctggtCAGTGCCTCCTGGCTCTTCGGCCTCCTGGCGGTCAACCACAGCGTTCTGGCCTTCCACTACCTCCACGCCGCGCTCTGCGGCCTCCAG ggcctggcagtgCTGCTGCTCTTCTGTGTCCTGAATGCAGATGCTCGGGCGGCCTGGACGCCGGCCTGTCTGGGCAGGAAGGCGGCGCCCGAGGAAGCGAGGCCGGCGCCTGGCACG GGGCACGGGGCCTACAACAACACGGCCCTCTTTGAAGAGAGTGGCCTCATCCGCATCACCCTGGGTGCCTCCACTGTCTCCTCAGTGAGCAGTGCCCGCTCCGGCCGGACCCAGGACCAAGACAGCCAGCGGGGCCGCGGCTGCCTCAG GGACAATGTCCTGGTTCGACATGGCTCAGCTGCTGACCACACTGACCACAGCCTCCAGGCTCACACTGGCCCCACTGACCTGGACGTGGCCATGTTCCATCGAGATGCTGGTGGAG CCGCAGACTCTGACTCCGACAGTGACCTGTCtttggaggaggagagaagtctGTCCATCCCATCCTCAGAAAGTGAGGACAATGGCCGGACCCGGGGGCGTTTCCAGCGTCCACTCTGCCGCGCAGCCCAGAGTGAGAGGCTCCTGACTCACCCCAAAG ATGTGGACGGCAATGACCTCCTGTCCTACTGGCCAGCCCTGGGGGAATGCGAGGCCACTCCCTGTGTTCTGCAGACCTGGGGCTCCGAAAGGCGCCTGGGGCTGGACACCAGCAAGGACGCAGCCAACAACAACCAGCCAGACCTGGCCCTGACCAGTGGAGATGAAACCTCTCTGGGCCCGGCCCAGCGCCAGAGGAAAG GCATCCTAAAGAACCGATTGCAGTACCCACTGGTGCCACAGAGCCGCGGTGCCCCCGAGTTGTCCTGGTGCCGCGCAGCCACCTTGGGCCACCGTGCTGTGCCAGCTGCCTCCTATGGTCGCATCTATGCTGGAGGGGCCACAGGCAGCCTCTCGCAGCCAGCCAGCCGCTACTCCTCTCGAGAACAGCTGGACCTGCTCCTCCGGCGGCAGCTGAGCCGTGAGCGACTGGAGGAGGCCCCTGCCCCTATTCTTCATCCCTTGAGTCGGCCAGGTTCCCAGGAACGCCTGGACGCTGCGCCAGGCCGCCTGGAGCCCAGGGATCGGGGCAGTACCCTCCCACGGAGGCAGCCACCCAGGGACTACCCTGGTGCCAGGGCCGGCCGCTTCGGGTCACGAGATGCTCTGGACCTGGGGGCACCCTGCGAGTGGTTGAGcacactgcccctgccccacagtGCCCGGGACCTTGACCCACAGCCCCCGCCTCTGCCCCTGTCTCCCCAGCGGCAACTCTCAAGGGACCCCCTCTTGCCATCTCGGCCCCTGGATTCGCTGTCCAGGAGATCAAACTCAGGGGAGCAGCTGGACCATGTGCCTAGCCGGCACCCCTCGCGAGAAGGCCTCGGGCCGCCCCCACAGCTGCTCAGAGTTAGGGAGGACCCAGCCAGTGGCCCTAGTCATGGCCCCTCCACAGAGCAGCTGGACATTCTTTCTTCCATCCTGGCCTCCTTCAACTCCTcagctctctcctcctctgtgcaGTCCTCAAGCACGCCCTCGGGCCCTCACACCACGGCCACGCCTTCTGCCACAGCCTCTGCGCTTGGGCCCTCCACACCACGCTCTGCCACGTCCCACAGCATCTCGGAGCTGTCTCCAGATTCAGA AGTTCCCAGAAGCGAGGGGCACTCCTGA